The region GAACGCAAAAATCCAAACATGCATACTTTATCTTTCTGGCTGCGGGGTTCAGATTCCAGGGTGTGAACTTCCACATCGTTCAAAACGGTTTTTCAAAACCTATATCCGTTTGCTACTTGACGTGTGGACGATTTAGTCTaacaaaaaatcaaatataattattaatttatcatGTGTGCGAAGGTATATCGGAATGTTTGTTAATATCAAACAAAATCCAAATACAAACACAACGACAACAAAAaattacagaaaaaaaatataagatgtACGCATATACAATGTTCATAAATATATTGTGATACGATGAAAATACACTAAATACTTTGTATCATTTTCGTCTCAAAGTTAACTTAAATTCCTTCACAAGGTGGACCTTCCAAACGAATATAATCATACATGATACCTTGGAAGGGACTGGTGCATCTTGGTTGCGTAAAATATATGGTATTTGTGCCATCAATAAGAAGAGAACCTGGTATACTCACATTGTAAAgccaatagattccatgaattCCAAGTCTTGCAATTGAGTTGTCCCTTCCAATTAATCCACTGGTAAATAAGGGTCGCCCGGCATTGGGATCATTTACTCTAACCTTCACGACAATGCATAATGTCAGCACAACATTCTACGAAGTACTTACATATCACAACCAATGAGGGTGTGTATGTGAGAAAAAAAAGGCAAGGGAGTTTACCTGCAATTCAGCTAAGGTTGCAGATGCAATTGCAACTCTCAGTTTGTATGTACTTCCCCGAACCACGCCACTGAGTTCGAACTTGATTTGCCAAGTTGTCCCTTGG is a window of Phaseolus vulgaris cultivar G19833 unplaced genomic scaffold, P. vulgaris v2.0 scaffold_1214, whole genome shotgun sequence DNA encoding:
- the LOC137817800 gene encoding uncharacterized protein translates to FTFFCSTCRFRQYGLWDRYTELYPATDLVYTVGVNDYRKDWFYAQAPRKKEDNTLQGTTWQIKFELSGVVRGSTYKLRVAIASATLAELQVRVNDPNAGRPLFTSGLIGRDNSIARLGIHGIYWLYNVSIPGSLLIDGTNTIYFTQPRCTSPFQGIMYDYIRLEGPPCEGI